A stretch of Carya illinoinensis cultivar Pawnee chromosome 14, C.illinoinensisPawnee_v1, whole genome shotgun sequence DNA encodes these proteins:
- the LOC122293831 gene encoding uncharacterized mitochondrial protein AtMg00810-like, which produces MYLLIYVDDIVITSSKQSAITNLISDLGLAFPVKDLGSLSFFLGIEVDYTAGGLVLSQRKYIKHLLSRSNMLHAKPMTSPMAVSLKLSKFDTPDFEDVTLYCSIVGGLQYFSITRPNISYSINKVCQFMHSPKASHWSAVKRILRYLKATINNGLFFASNSSLTLQAYSDADWEGCPDDRRSIGGFCIYLGKHLIS; this is translated from the coding sequence ATGTATTTGCtcatatatgtggatgatatagTCATAACATCCTCAAAACAGTCAGCCATCACTAATCTCATTTCTGATTTAGGACTTGCCTTTCCAGTAAAAGATCTAGGCTCTTTGTCTTTCTTCTTGGGTATTGAAGTTGATTACACTGCTGGTGGACTTGTTTTATCTCAAAGAAAATACATCAAACACCTTCTCAGCAGAAGCAATATGCTTCATGCTAAACCCATGACCTCACCAATGGCTGTCTCTCTCAAACTGTCAAAATTTGATACCCCAGACTTTGAGGATGTTACACTATATTGTAGCATTGTGGGAGGTTTGCAATACTTCTCGATAACAAGACCAAACATCTCTTACTCTATCAACAAGGTTTGCCAATTTATGCACTCCCCCAAAGCCTCTCATTGGAGTGCTGTGAAGCGCATTCTCAGATACTTAAAAGCCACCATCAATAATGGTCTGTTTTTTGCTTCAAACTCAAGTCTTACACTTCAAGCCTACTCGGATGCTGATTGGGAGGGCTGTCCAGATGATCGCCGCTCTATAGGAGGGTTTTGCATCTACCTTGGCAAACATCTCATCTCTTAG
- the LOC122293348 gene encoding G-type lectin S-receptor-like serine/threonine-protein kinase LECRK3: MAFALPNPLPSSLLLLLLMMACSTSAQTYRNHSLGSSLTAQDDDSSWASPNGLFSFGFRRIENGGYLLAIWFSKIPELTIVWSANGDDLAPRGSKVELTTDGQFELKDPEGKKIWGADGALSGVAYAAMLDSGNLVLATQNSVNLWESFNLPTDTILPTNTIGPNGKLVARYSETNYSVGRFQFSVQADGNLVLQARDLAADSSYPVYWSSGTVGTASEVFFNESGSIYVKALNGSILKMISESNSESTQEFYQRAILEYDGVFRHYIYPKRPNISNSKSWPSAWTLLLPIIPSNICTAVMELIGSGACGFNSYCELGEDQRPQCKCPKGYDYIDPNDVWKGCKANFIQQSCNESSSEKDLFYLHPMLNTNWPQSDYEHTNGKTEDWCRNSCLGDCFCAAAIYGFGQCWKKKSPLSNGMVDSTIGGKALIKIRKDDSTFTPSYADCKKKDRSTLILIGSVLLSSSVFFNLLLLLVAFLAVFRFDYFKPKVVQRYPVMPGMNLRSFTYEELKNATDGFTEELGHGAFATVYKGALESNRGKLVAVKKLNNIVTQGDLEFKAEVSAIGRTNHKNLVQLLGFSNEGQHRLIVYEFMSRGSLANFLFGGSRPNWYQRIQIALGTARGLLYLHEECSTQIIHCDIKPQNILLDDSLTAKISDFGLAKLLKTDQTRTTTGIRGTKGYVAPEWFRNMPVTVKVDVYSFGILLLEIIYCRKSFEADIQNEDQMILTDWVYDCYKERKLDLSLGKDEEAMSDMKRVERYVMIAIWCIQEDPSLRPAMKKVIQMMEGAVEVPVPPDPSSFISSI, encoded by the coding sequence ATGGCTTTTGCATTGCCAAATCCTCTCCCCAGCTCGTTGCTGCTTCTTCTGTTGATGATGGCATGTTCTACCTCAGCTCAAACTTACAGAAACCACTCCTTAGGCTCATCCTTGACAGCTCAGGACGACGATTCTTCCTGGGCATCGCCTAACGGTCTCTTTTCTTTTGGCTTCCGACGGATTGAAAATGGAGGTTATCTACTAGCCATCTGGTTCAGCAAAATACCAGAACTAACCATTGTCTGGTCAGCCAATGGAGATGATCTAGCGCCAAGAGGATCCAAAGTTGAGCTTACTACAGACGGCCAATTTGAGCTCAAGGACCCAGAAGGAAAAAAGATATGGGGAGCTGATGGAGCGCTTTCAGGTGTTGCCTATGCAGCCATGCTTGACAGCGGAAACTTGGTGCTGGCAACCCAGAATTCTGTGAATTTGTGGGAGAGTTTTAATCTTCCAACTGATACAATATTACCCACAAACACTATTGGTCCAAACGGAAAACTTGTTGCACGTTACTCGGAAACGAATTACTCAGTCGGAAGATTCCAGTTCTCAGTGCAAGCGGATGGAAATCTTGTGCTTCAAGCTAGAGATTTAGCAGCGGACTCTTCTTATCCTGTTTATTGGTCAAGCGGAACTGTGGGCACAGCTTCGGAGGTTTTCTTCAACGAGTCTGGTTCTATATACGTTAAAGCATTAAACGGAAGCATACTTAAGATGATATCAGAGAGCAATAGCGAATCTACGCAAGAATTTTATCAGAGAGCAATTCTTGAATATGATGGAGTTTTTAGGCATTATATATACCCAAAACGCCCTAATATTTCGAATTCCAAGAGTTGGCCTTCGGCTTGGACCCTTTTGTTGCCCATCATACCTTCTAATATCTGCACAGCCGTAATGGAACTTATAGGCAGTGGAGCGTGTGGTTTCAACAGCTACTGCGAATTAGGAGAAGATCAAAGACCTCAGTGCAAATGCCCAAAAGGATATGATTACATTGATCCAAATGATGTATGGAAAGGATGTAAAGCAAACTTTATCCAACAAAGTTGTAATGAATCATCGTCGGAAAAGGATCTTTTTTACCTTCATCCTATGCTAAATACAAATTGGCCCCAATCTGATTATGAACATACTAATGGCAAAACTGAGGATTGGTGCAGGAATAGTTGCTTGGGTGATTGTTTTTGCGCTGCTGCCATTTATGGATTCGGACAGTGCTGGAAGAAGAAATCTCCACTCTCGAATGGAATGGTGGACTCCACAATTGGAGGAAAGGCCCTGATCAAAATACGGAAAGATGATTCAACTTTTACGCCTTCATATGCAGATTGTAAGAAGAAAGATCGTTCAACTCTGATCCTTATTGGATCTGTGCTATTAAGCAGCTCGGTATTTTTCAACCTACTATTGTTGTTGGTGGCCTTTCTGGCTGTCTTTCGCTTCGATTATTTTAAGCCAAAGGTCGTTCAAAGATATCCAGTGATGCCAGGCATGAACTTGCGAAGTTTCACCTATGAAGAACTGAAAAACGCCACAGATGGATTCACAGAAGAGCTGGGGCATGGGGCTTTCGCAACAGTTTATAAAGGGGCCCTAGAATCTAATCGTGGTAAgcttgttgcagttaaaaagttGAACAATATTGTGACACAAGGCGATTTGGAGTTCAAAGCAGAAGTGAGTGCTATTGGCAGAACGAATCACAAAAATTTGGTACAATTGCTTGGTTTCAGTAATGAGGGGCAGCACAGGCTTATTGTATATGAATTCATGAGCCGTGGTTCTCTAGCAAACTTCCTCTTTGGAGGATCACGGCCTAACTGGTACCAAAGAATACAAATTGCATTAGGAACTGCAAGAGGGCTCTTGTACTTGCATGAAGAGTGCAGCACCCAAATCATACATTGCGATATCAAGCCACAGAACATCCTTTTGGATGACTCTTTGACAGCAAAAATTTCTGACTTTGGATTGGCCAAGCTTTTGAAGACAGACCAGACTCGGACTACGACCGGAATCAGAGGAACCAAAGGGTATGTAGCCCCTGAATGGTTCAGAAACATGCCCGTTACAGTCAAGGTGGATGTTTACAGCTTTGGAATATTGCTGCTAGAGATCATCTACTGCCGAAAGAGTTTTGAAGCAGATATACAGAATGAGGATCAGATGATACTTACTGATTGGGTGTATGACTGCTATAAagagaggaaactggatctCTCATTGGGGAAAGATGAGGAAGCGATGTCTGACATGAAGAGAGTGGAGAGATATGTGATGATTGCAATATGGTGCATTCAGGAGGATCCATCGCTAAGGCCAGCAATGAAGAAAGTCATACAGATGATGGAAGGAGCTGTTGAAGTGCCAGTTCCTCCAGATCCATCCTCATTTATTAGTTCAATCTAG